In uncultured Bacteroides sp., one genomic interval encodes:
- the lgt gene encoding prolipoprotein diacylglyceryl transferase, whose product MLAFITWDVSPTIFSIFGREVRWYGLLWGIGFLIGYEMMSRLFKHEKYPEAWVDKLFFYTIISSVVGARLGHCLFYEWDYYSANPMQIFAIWNGGLASHGGVFALIVTLMYYSKKVTHQSVWWLFDRMIPAIAVACACIRLGNLMNSEIFGYPTTMPWGFKFVRSAEWVKEFNGLPCHPTQIYEMLYCIAALIVSLVMYWKFKLQYRVGLITGVCLIIFFGSRFALEFMKNPQVAAEVNMQLNIGQQLSIPLILLGVYLAVTALIKPDFKRLF is encoded by the coding sequence ATGTTGGCATTTATAACATGGGATGTAAGTCCTACTATCTTTTCGATTTTTGGTCGTGAAGTAAGATGGTACGGATTATTATGGGGAATTGGTTTCCTTATTGGTTATGAGATGATGAGTCGTTTGTTTAAACACGAAAAATACCCGGAAGCATGGGTGGATAAACTCTTCTTCTATACCATTATAAGTTCTGTAGTAGGAGCACGTTTGGGACATTGTCTTTTTTATGAGTGGGACTACTATAGTGCAAATCCCATGCAGATATTTGCTATATGGAATGGCGGACTAGCCAGCCATGGTGGAGTATTTGCATTGATTGTTACATTAATGTATTACTCTAAAAAAGTCACTCATCAGAGTGTATGGTGGTTATTCGACCGCATGATTCCTGCTATTGCAGTAGCGTGTGCCTGTATTCGCTTGGGTAACCTGATGAACTCCGAAATATTTGGCTACCCTACAACAATGCCTTGGGGCTTTAAATTTGTACGCTCGGCAGAGTGGGTGAAAGAGTTCAACGGACTACCTTGTCATCCAACACAAATCTATGAAATGCTTTATTGCATTGCAGCATTGATTGTGTCATTGGTAATGTACTGGAAGTTTAAACTTCAATACAGAGTAGGTCTGATTACTGGTGTTTGTCTGATAATCTTTTTCGGCTCTCGTTTTGCCCTGGAATTTATGAAGAATCCTCAGGTTGCAGCCGAAGTGAATATGCAATTAAATATTGGTCAGCAACTTAGTATACCGTTGATACTTCTAGGTGTTTATTTAGCTGTAACAGCTTTGATAAAACCAGATTTTAAGCGATTATTCTAG
- a CDS encoding leucine-rich repeat domain-containing protein — MKKIAILSILFFSFCLRMQAQDVLPVTINVATAGSLPSLIATTKKDLITNLTVTGNLNGTDIRYIHEMAGSSINGSTTTGKLSVLDLFGANIVGGGDPYFYQDDKPQYTSLNEIGDYAFKNCKVLTSVIIPINVISIGNSAFYGCIGLTSIIIPNSVTSIEKFSFGCCKGLTSITIPNNLKSIDEAAFIDCTGLTSIAIPNSVLSIGNYAFENCLSLTSITIPNGVTSIGRSAFIACAGLTSITIPNNVTSIGDHAFSECNINTLNFNPTNCTYIGSHAFSNQTLKILNIGENVNVIPNSAFSSCIGLTSITIPNSVTSIGSSAFECCIGLTSITIPNSVISIGGSAFSGCNINTLNFNPTNCTSIGLFAFLNQTLKILNIGENVNIIPNNSFSDCTGLVSIIIPNSVTSIGNNAFSDCTGLASIIISSSATSLGDYAFSGCARLSSLTIPNSVKSIGNYAFYGCAGLTSINIGNSVTNIGTYAFYGCTKLKEFIVDNNPSFLSQDGVLFNKDITKLIAYPSCKSDTIYSIPNTVTFIDDFAFNYCINIKEMHCKALIPPIVKTNTFYGRSSTCKLFIPKGTYQNYWLALGWGDFLNIIEEESNSTSINKIKANNIKVYTEQNAIVVTSGGLGSEIFIYTESGALLRNTKITENIIKISAPIGHIYVVKIANKTFKVAL; from the coding sequence ATGAAAAAGATTGCTATACTATCAATTCTTTTCTTTTCATTCTGTTTAAGAATGCAAGCGCAAGATGTTTTACCTGTAACAATTAATGTAGCTACTGCTGGTTCATTACCATCATTAATAGCGACAACCAAAAAAGATCTGATTACAAATCTTACTGTAACTGGGAACTTAAATGGAACTGATATTCGCTATATACATGAAATGGCAGGAAGTAGTATTAATGGATCTACTACTACTGGAAAGCTTTCTGTACTTGATTTATTTGGGGCAAATATTGTAGGTGGTGGGGATCCCTATTTTTACCAAGACGACAAGCCTCAATACACATCTTTAAATGAAATTGGTGATTATGCATTTAAAAATTGTAAAGTTTTAACTTCTGTAATTATACCTATAAATGTAATATCTATTGGCAATTCTGCGTTTTATGGCTGCATAGGGTTAACCTCAATTATAATTCCTAATAGTGTAACATCCATTGAGAAATTTTCATTTGGATGTTGTAAAGGGTTGACTTCTATTACTATCCCTAATAATTTAAAATCAATTGATGAAGCTGCATTTATTGATTGTACAGGCTTAACTTCGATAGCCATTCCAAACAGTGTACTATCTATTGGGAATTATGCTTTTGAGAATTGCTTAAGTTTAACTTCTATAACTATTCCCAATGGTGTAACATCTATTGGGCGTAGTGCATTTATTGCTTGCGCAGGTTTAACTTCGATAACCATTCCTAACAATGTAACATCCATAGGTGATCATGCGTTTTCTGAATGCAACATAAATACACTTAACTTTAATCCAACGAATTGCACTTATATTGGATCACATGCTTTTTCAAATCAGACTTTAAAAATATTGAATATAGGAGAAAATGTAAATGTAATACCTAATTCTGCATTTTCTAGTTGCATAGGCTTAACTTCTATAACTATCCCCAATAGTGTAACATCTATTGGTAGTTCTGCATTTGAGTGTTGCATAGGTTTAACTTCTATAACCATTCCCAATAGTGTAATATCTATTGGTGGCTCTGCCTTTTCTGGTTGCAACATAAATACACTTAACTTTAATCCAACGAATTGCACTTCCATTGGATTATTCGCTTTTCTAAATCAGACTTTAAAAATATTGAATATAGGAGAAAATGTAAATATAATACCCAATAATTCCTTTTCAGATTGTACTGGTTTAGTTTCGATAATAATACCTAACAGTGTAACTTCTATTGGGAATAATGCCTTTTCAGATTGCACAGGTTTAGCTTCTATAATAATATCTAGTAGTGCAACATCTTTAGGGGATTATGCGTTTTCTGGTTGCGCAAGATTGAGTTCTTTAACCATTCCAAACAGTGTAAAATCTATTGGCAATTATGCTTTTTACGGTTGTGCCGGATTAACCTCGATAAATATTGGTAACAGCGTAACAAATATAGGGACTTATGCATTTTATGGTTGTACAAAATTGAAAGAATTTATAGTTGACAATAACCCAAGCTTTCTGAGCCAGGATGGAGTTTTGTTTAACAAAGATATAACAAAACTGATTGCATATCCAAGTTGTAAATCTGATACAATATATTCCATTCCTAATACAGTTACTTTTATAGACGATTTTGCATTTAATTATTGCATAAATATAAAAGAAATGCATTGTAAGGCTTTAATACCGCCAATAGTGAAAACTAATACTTTTTACGGAAGATCTTCTACTTGTAAATTATTTATTCCTAAAGGAACTTATCAGAATTATTGGTTAGCATTAGGTTGGGGCGATTTTTTAAATATTATTGAAGAGGAATCAAATTCTACTTCAATAAACAAAATTAAAGCAAATAATATAAAAGTTTATACAGAACAAAATGCAATAGTAGTAACAAGTGGGGGATTAGGAAGTGAAATTTTTATTTATACTGAATCAGGAGCGTTATTACGAAATACAAAAATTACAGAGAATATAATTAAAATCAGTGCTCCTATTGGGCATATATATGTTGTGAAAATAGCCAATAAGACATTTAAAGTTGCTTTGTAA
- a CDS encoding DUF6567 family protein gives MKKAIIACLLTATIFSFTSCGTSSNLIFNQNQNQTSVVLSQNNFKVVGTAKGQVKSTYIFGLGGLSRKSLRENAMGAMVKSADLKDGAKAIINANVTEKNIFVLPFFYKRVMTAEGQIIEFTK, from the coding sequence ATGAAAAAAGCAATTATCGCATGTTTATTAACAGCAACAATTTTCAGTTTTACTAGTTGTGGAACATCTAGTAATCTTATTTTTAATCAAAATCAAAATCAAACAAGTGTTGTTCTTAGCCAAAACAATTTTAAAGTTGTAGGTACAGCTAAAGGACAAGTTAAAAGTACATATATATTTGGCTTGGGTGGTTTATCTAGAAAATCATTAAGAGAAAATGCAATGGGTGCTATGGTAAAAAGCGCAGATTTAAAAGATGGTGCAAAAGCAATTATTAATGCAAATGTTACAGAAAAGAATATATTTGTTCTTCCTTTCTTTTATAAACGCGTTATGACTGCTGAAGGACAAATTATTGAGTTTACAAAATAA
- a CDS encoding HEPN family nuclease, which yields MYNPEKDFIERTKILLEQYEKTEINSSEKYEVSLLLNCCVGLLLIPKEESYDKINERLNLNDDWGITESDITIDNSNSKSVKSTLRHLRNSVAHGKFEFLPPKKGNQIERIEFKDNSVTINIHVDQLKKFLYKLITQLT from the coding sequence ATGTACAATCCAGAAAAAGATTTTATTGAAAGAACGAAAATTCTTCTTGAACAATATGAAAAAACAGAAATTAATTCAAGTGAAAAATATGAAGTTTCTTTATTGTTGAATTGTTGTGTTGGTTTACTTTTAATCCCCAAAGAAGAAAGTTATGATAAGATTAATGAACGATTAAACTTAAATGATGATTGGGGGATAACGGAGAGTGATATTACAATTGATAATTCTAATTCTAAGTCTGTTAAAAGTACCTTAAGGCACTTAAGAAACTCTGTAGCTCATGGTAAATTTGAGTTTTTACCGCCTAAAAAAGGTAATCAGATTGAAAGAATAGAATTTAAAGATAATAGTGTTACTATAAATATACATGTTGACCAATTAAAGAAATTTCTATATAAATTGATTACTCAATTAACATAA
- a CDS encoding Xaa-Pro peptidase family protein produces the protein MKLSNELALRQEKIRALMLQSNIDAALITCNVSILYTCGQILSGYCYLPAVGEPWYFIKRPSGLKGRNIHYIRKPEQIAEILNEKGISFPEILMLEGEELPFTEYTRLANIFPSSKCVNGTPVIRAARSVKTDVEIELFRQAGAAHTRAYMQIPSVYREGMDDRHFSFEIERIMRLEGCLGIFRVFGQSMEIFFGSVLAGNNAEAPSPYDFALGGKGLSPALPGGLNGTKLEKGNTVMVDLGGNFNGYMCDMSRVFSIGKISEEAYKAHQVCLDIQSEVTAMAKPGVVCETLYNKAIDIVAKAGFKDQFMGTKQQAKFVGHGIGLEINEAPVFAPRVKQELQPGMVFALEPKIVLPGVGPVGIENSWVVNEHGVEKLTLCPEEIIDLENSIIA, from the coding sequence ATGAAATTATCAAATGAATTAGCTCTGCGTCAGGAGAAAATCCGGGCGCTTATGCTTCAATCAAACATCGACGCTGCACTTATTACTTGCAACGTAAGCATACTCTATACTTGTGGACAAATTCTTAGTGGTTATTGCTATCTGCCTGCTGTAGGAGAACCCTGGTACTTTATAAAACGCCCAAGTGGATTGAAAGGCAGGAATATTCATTATATACGGAAACCTGAACAGATTGCCGAAATACTGAACGAAAAAGGAATTTCTTTTCCTGAGATACTAATGTTAGAGGGAGAAGAATTGCCATTTACAGAATATACCCGACTGGCAAATATATTCCCTTCATCAAAATGTGTGAACGGAACACCGGTAATCCGTGCTGCCCGTAGCGTAAAAACAGATGTAGAGATTGAACTCTTCCGTCAGGCTGGAGCTGCACATACCCGTGCATACATGCAAATACCATCGGTCTATCGTGAAGGAATGGACGATCGCCATTTCTCATTCGAAATAGAAAGAATTATGCGTCTGGAAGGATGCCTTGGTATTTTCCGTGTTTTTGGTCAAAGCATGGAAATATTCTTTGGAAGTGTACTTGCCGGAAATAACGCAGAAGCACCTTCTCCTTATGATTTTGCATTAGGAGGAAAAGGATTAAGCCCTGCTCTTCCTGGTGGACTTAATGGCACAAAGCTTGAAAAAGGAAATACTGTAATGGTAGATTTAGGAGGAAACTTCAACGGCTATATGTGTGATATGTCACGTGTTTTCTCTATCGGTAAAATCAGCGAAGAAGCTTATAAAGCACATCAAGTATGTCTGGATATCCAATCGGAAGTTACAGCTATGGCAAAACCGGGAGTTGTTTGTGAAACGCTGTACAATAAAGCAATTGATATAGTAGCTAAAGCTGGTTTCAAAGATCAGTTTATGGGAACCAAGCAACAAGCCAAATTTGTAGGCCACGGCATCGGACTGGAAATTAATGAAGCTCCTGTATTTGCTCCAAGAGTAAAACAAGAACTGCAACCAGGAATGGTTTTTGCTCTTGAACCTAAAATTGTTCTTCCCGGTGTTGGTCCTGTAGGAATTGAAAATTCATGGGTTGTTAATGAGCATGGTGTAGAGAAACTTACACTTTGTCCGGAAGAGATTATTGACCTGGAAAATTCAATTATTGCGTAA
- a CDS encoding septal ring lytic transglycosylase RlpA family protein — MVNKILLFILFLLTTVSFCTSAQETGKATYYGKRMHGRNTASGIRYHNDSLTCAHRTYPFGTLLKVRNKKNNREVIVTVTDRGPFGRGFIIDLSYCAAKEIDMLREGIATVEVNVYTPIEVPFRVEEDLNPHWEEKMAIPNAVCPDAMDPKGSGTQKKLSK, encoded by the coding sequence ATGGTCAACAAGATTTTATTATTTATCCTGTTTCTTCTGACCACAGTCAGTTTTTGCACATCCGCTCAAGAGACAGGAAAAGCTACTTATTACGGAAAAAGAATGCATGGCAGAAATACTGCCAGCGGAATTCGTTATCACAATGACAGCCTCACTTGTGCTCACCGTACATATCCCTTCGGTACATTACTTAAAGTAAGGAATAAAAAGAATAACAGAGAAGTAATTGTTACTGTAACAGACAGAGGTCCGTTTGGAAGAGGATTTATTATTGATCTGTCCTACTGTGCTGCAAAAGAGATTGATATGCTTAGAGAAGGGATTGCTACTGTTGAAGTAAATGTGTACACACCAATAGAAGTTCCTTTTAGAGTGGAAGAAGATCTCAATCCTCATTGGGAAGAAAAGATGGCTATACCTAATGCCGTATGCCCTGATGCAATGGACCCAAAAGGTTCCGGCACCCAAAAAAAATTATCAAAATAG
- the gdhA gene encoding NADP-specific glutamate dehydrogenase, which yields MNIDLIMASLEAKHPGELEYLQAVKEVLISIEDVYNQHPEFEKARIIERLVEPDRIFTFKVPWVDDKGEVQINLGYRVQFNNAIGPYKGGIRFHPSVNLSILKFLGFEQTFKNALTTLPMGGGKGGSDFSIRGKSDAEVMRFCQAFMLELWRHIGPDTDVPAGDIGVGGREIGYMFGMYKKLAREFTGTFTGKGIEYGGSLVRPEATGFGGLYFVHQMLETKGIDIKGKTVAISGFGNVAWGAALKATELGAKVVTISGPDGYIYDEAGISGEKIDYMLELRASGNDIVEPYAEEFKAKFVPGRRPWEVKVDIALPCATQNELDGDDAKLLIDNNVLCVGEISNMGCTPAAIDLFVERKVMYAPGKAVNAGGVATSGLEMSQNAMHLSWGAKEVDSKLHEIMHGIHAQCVKYGTEPDGYINYVKGANIAGFMKVAHAMMAQGIV from the coding sequence ATGAACATCGATTTAATAATGGCTTCATTAGAAGCTAAACACCCTGGTGAGTTAGAATACCTCCAAGCTGTAAAAGAAGTCTTGATATCTATTGAAGATGTTTACAACCAACATCCTGAATTTGAAAAAGCTCGTATTATAGAACGCTTAGTTGAACCCGACCGTATTTTTACATTTAAAGTGCCTTGGGTAGACGATAAAGGAGAGGTGCAAATCAACCTTGGTTACCGTGTTCAGTTCAACAATGCCATTGGCCCATACAAAGGCGGAATTCGTTTTCACCCTTCAGTAAATCTCTCTATTCTTAAATTCCTGGGATTTGAGCAAACTTTCAAAAATGCTTTAACTACTCTTCCAATGGGAGGAGGTAAAGGTGGATCTGATTTTTCCATTCGTGGCAAATCCGATGCGGAAGTTATGCGTTTCTGCCAGGCATTCATGTTAGAGCTATGGCGCCATATTGGCCCTGATACAGATGTACCAGCCGGAGATATCGGTGTAGGCGGTCGTGAAATTGGCTACATGTTTGGTATGTATAAAAAACTAGCCCGTGAATTTACAGGTACATTTACCGGAAAAGGTATTGAATATGGTGGTTCATTAGTTCGCCCGGAAGCTACTGGTTTCGGAGGTCTGTACTTTGTGCATCAGATGCTGGAAACAAAAGGCATTGATATTAAAGGTAAAACTGTTGCCATTTCTGGCTTTGGTAATGTAGCATGGGGTGCAGCCTTAAAAGCTACCGAACTTGGAGCTAAAGTTGTAACCATCTCCGGACCGGACGGATACATTTATGATGAAGCTGGTATAAGCGGAGAAAAGATTGATTACATGCTTGAGTTGCGTGCTTCGGGCAATGATATAGTTGAACCATACGCTGAGGAATTCAAGGCTAAATTTGTTCCAGGTCGTCGTCCTTGGGAAGTTAAAGTAGACATTGCATTACCTTGTGCAACCCAAAACGAACTGGATGGCGATGATGCTAAACTATTAATAGACAATAATGTTCTTTGCGTAGGAGAAATTTCTAACATGGGATGCACTCCTGCAGCTATTGATTTGTTTGTTGAACGTAAAGTTATGTATGCTCCTGGTAAAGCAGTTAATGCAGGTGGAGTTGCAACTTCCGGACTAGAGATGTCACAGAACGCAATGCACCTAAGCTGGGGAGCTAAGGAGGTGGATAGCAAGCTTCATGAAATCATGCATGGTATTCATGCTCAATGCGTTAAGTATGGAACAGAACCCGACGGATATATCAATTACGTTAAGGGAGCCAATATTGCAGGATTCATGAAAGTTGCTCACGCAATGATGGCCCAAGGTATAGTATAA
- a CDS encoding PEP/pyruvate-binding domain-containing protein, producing the protein MLSKLKLNQLYFKDTTFANLMTKRIFNILLIANPYDAFMLEDDGRIDEKIFNEYAALSLRYPPRFTQISSEEEAWAELEDISYDLVICMPSTDKSDFFATGRNIKEKYPHIPIVILTPFSHGVTRRLANENLSAFEYVFCWLGNTDLLVSIIKLIEDKMNLEHDVAEVGVQMILLVEDSIRFYSSVLPNLYKFVLQQSQDFATEALNDHQKTLRMRGRPKIVLARNYEEAMELYNKFQDNMLGVITDVRYPRNGKKDSLAGIKLCSEIRKKDPFVPLIIQSSETENQVYANRYAASFVDKNSKKMDVDLQRIVSDNFGFGDFIFRNPTTNAEVAKVRNLKDLQNIIYSVPSESLLYHISRNHISRWLYSRAMFPVAEFLRQITFDEVVDIDIYRKIIFEAIVKYRKMKNQGVVAVFKRDRFDRYSNFARIGDGSLGGKGRGLAFIDNMVKRHPQFDEFDNAKVAIPKTVVLCTDIFDEFMESNNLYQVALSDVDDDTILKYFLRAKLPERLVEDFFTFFDVVKSPIAIRSSSLLEDSHYQPFAGIYSTYMIPYLDDKYEMLRMLSDSIKGVYASVFYSDSKSYMQATSNFIDQEKMAVILQEVVGNQYGDRYYPSMSGVARSLNYYPIGDEKPEEGTVNIALGLGKYIVDGGMTLRFSPYHPHQILQTSELDIALKETQTRFYALDLKNIGQDFSIDDGFNLLKLPVKEAENDGSLRYLASTFDPYDQVIRDGLYPGGRKLITFANILQHDVFPLAEILKLAMKYGEDEMRRPVEIEFAATMSTEMDKSGTFYLLQIRPIVDSKQVLDEDLSLVKAEKTLLGSNHALGHGIMNDVYDIVYVKTDNYSASHNQDIAYEIEKLNKEFLDKNQNYILVGPGRWGSSDTWLGIPVKWPHISAAKVIVEAGLTNYRVDPSQGTHFFQNLTSFGVGYFTINSYINDGIYDQDFLNEKEAAFETKYLRHIHFNKPLIVKIDGMKNIGVVMKPE; encoded by the coding sequence ATGCTTAGTAAACTTAAATTAAACCAACTATATTTCAAAGATACTACTTTTGCCAATTTAATGACCAAAAGAATCTTTAATATTTTGCTCATCGCTAATCCTTATGACGCTTTTATGCTGGAGGATGACGGACGTATTGACGAAAAGATCTTTAATGAGTATGCTGCACTCAGTTTGCGCTATCCTCCACGGTTTACTCAGATCTCTTCAGAAGAAGAGGCATGGGCTGAATTGGAAGATATTTCTTATGATCTGGTTATATGTATGCCAAGTACCGACAAAAGTGATTTCTTTGCTACAGGACGCAATATCAAAGAAAAATATCCTCATATTCCAATTGTCATTCTTACGCCTTTTTCTCATGGAGTAACAAGGCGGTTAGCCAATGAAAACTTAAGTGCTTTTGAATATGTGTTTTGCTGGCTGGGAAATACAGATTTACTTGTTTCTATAATAAAATTGATAGAAGATAAGATGAATCTGGAGCACGACGTAGCCGAAGTAGGGGTGCAGATGATTTTATTGGTGGAAGACTCCATTCGTTTTTATTCTTCGGTTCTTCCTAACCTTTATAAGTTTGTTCTTCAGCAATCGCAGGATTTTGCCACAGAAGCATTGAATGACCACCAGAAAACGTTGCGCATGAGGGGGCGACCAAAGATTGTTTTGGCCAGAAATTATGAAGAAGCTATGGAGCTTTATAATAAATTCCAGGATAATATGCTGGGAGTTATTACCGATGTAAGATATCCAAGAAATGGAAAAAAGGATTCATTAGCCGGAATTAAGCTGTGTTCTGAAATACGTAAAAAAGATCCGTTTGTTCCATTGATTATTCAATCATCTGAAACAGAGAACCAGGTTTACGCTAATCGTTATGCGGCTAGTTTTGTAGATAAGAATTCCAAGAAGATGGATGTTGATTTACAACGAATCGTATCCGATAACTTTGGATTTGGCGATTTTATTTTCCGCAATCCAACAACTAATGCTGAGGTTGCAAAAGTCCGCAATCTGAAAGACCTTCAAAATATTATTTATTCTGTGCCCAGCGAATCTTTGCTGTATCATATTTCCCGAAACCATATTTCCCGCTGGCTTTACTCCCGGGCAATGTTTCCGGTTGCCGAGTTCCTGCGTCAGATTACCTTTGATGAAGTTGTAGATATTGATATATACAGAAAGATTATTTTCGAGGCGATTGTGAAATACCGTAAAATGAAGAATCAGGGAGTGGTAGCTGTTTTTAAACGCGACCGCTTTGACCGCTATTCTAATTTTGCTCGTATTGGCGACGGATCGTTGGGAGGAAAGGGTAGAGGACTAGCATTTATTGACAATATGGTAAAGCGTCATCCTCAGTTTGATGAATTTGATAATGCAAAAGTTGCTATTCCTAAAACCGTTGTTCTTTGTACAGACATCTTCGATGAGTTTATGGAATCGAACAATCTGTATCAGGTGGCTCTATCGGATGTAGACGATGATACTATTCTGAAGTATTTCTTGCGGGCTAAACTTCCGGAGAGATTGGTGGAAGACTTCTTTACATTCTTTGATGTGGTGAAATCTCCAATTGCAATCCGCTCGTCGAGTTTGCTGGAAGATTCCCATTATCAGCCATTCGCCGGAATATATTCTACGTATATGATTCCTTATCTGGATGATAAGTATGAAATGCTGAGAATGCTGAGTGATTCTATTAAGGGTGTTTATGCTTCTGTGTTTTACAGTGATAGTAAATCATATATGCAGGCAACTTCCAATTTTATAGATCAGGAAAAAATGGCGGTTATTCTTCAGGAAGTTGTTGGTAACCAGTATGGTGACCGCTATTATCCTTCTATGTCGGGGGTGGCAAGGTCGCTCAACTATTACCCGATTGGAGATGAGAAACCGGAAGAGGGAACAGTGAATATTGCATTAGGACTTGGCAAATACATTGTTGATGGAGGGATGACTCTTAGATTTTCTCCTTATCATCCACATCAGATATTGCAGACCAGCGAATTGGATATTGCATTAAAAGAGACTCAGACTCGCTTCTATGCTTTGGACTTAAAGAATATAGGCCAGGATTTTTCTATCGATGATGGATTTAATTTGCTTAAACTTCCTGTTAAAGAGGCCGAGAATGATGGCTCATTGCGTTATCTTGCTTCTACTTTCGATCCTTATGATCAGGTTATTCGTGATGGTCTTTATCCTGGTGGACGTAAGCTGATTACTTTTGCCAATATCCTGCAGCATGATGTTTTCCCATTGGCTGAGATATTAAAGTTGGCAATGAAGTATGGGGAGGATGAAATGAGACGTCCGGTTGAAATTGAATTTGCCGCAACGATGAGTACGGAGATGGATAAATCGGGCACATTCTATCTGTTACAGATTCGTCCTATTGTTGATAGTAAGCAAGTACTTGATGAAGATTTGTCGTTAGTAAAAGCAGAAAAAACATTGCTTGGTTCTAATCATGCTTTAGGTCATGGAATTATGAATGATGTATATGACATTGTTTATGTAAAGACTGACAATTACAGCGCATCTCATAATCAGGATATTGCTTACGAAATAGAAAAACTGAATAAGGAGTTTCTTGATAAAAACCAGAATTATATTCTGGTTGGTCCGGGACGATGGGGTTCCAGCGATACCTGGCTGGGTATTCCTGTAAAATGGCCACATATATCGGCTGCAAAAGTTATTGTTGAAGCGGGTCTAACAAATTATAGAGTAGATCCAAGTCAGGGAACGCATTTCTTCCAGAATCTTACATCGTTTGGTGTGGGCTACTTTACTATTAATTCTTATATAAATGATGGCATTTATGATCAGGATTTCTTAAATGAAAAAGAAGCTGCGTTTGAAACTAAATACCTTCGTCATATACATTTTAATAAACCATTGATCGTTAAAATAGACGGAATGAAGAATATTGGAGTTGTGATGAAGCCTGAATAA